The following coding sequences lie in one Paenibacillus durus ATCC 35681 genomic window:
- a CDS encoding CD1375 family protein has product MAKVYADLIRKGLKTVDEVPAALQEEVRQIIVMA; this is encoded by the coding sequence ATGGCTAAAGTATACGCGGACTTGATCCGTAAGGGACTAAAGACGGTAGATGAAGTCCCAGCAGCATTACAAGAGGAAGTGCGCCAAATCATTGTAATGGCGTGA
- a CDS encoding zf-HC2 domain-containing protein: MECKLAVSMMHDYLDDDLPGQQQRDLKEHLLSCPDCRAKFKELEQTDMLLFSLMHQSPVVSDELVGRIMGSLPPSKKERRFIAWIKKHPALTAASVFLLVMLMSSVTLWKQDGQLVVKGSDLDQVVIKGDTVTVPSGKRVSGDLTVENGKTQVYGEVNGNVTVIDGSLYQASTAHISGQVKSIDQALSWFWYKVTNMFSDVAYR; this comes from the coding sequence ATGGAATGCAAACTGGCCGTCTCTATGATGCATGATTACTTGGATGACGACTTGCCCGGACAGCAGCAGCGGGACTTGAAGGAGCATCTTCTATCCTGTCCGGACTGCCGAGCGAAATTCAAGGAATTGGAACAAACGGATATGCTGCTTTTTTCCCTTATGCACCAGAGTCCCGTTGTTTCCGATGAACTTGTGGGACGCATTATGGGCTCGCTGCCGCCTTCCAAGAAGGAAAGACGGTTTATTGCCTGGATAAAGAAGCATCCCGCGCTTACCGCGGCCTCGGTGTTTCTGCTGGTTATGCTGATGAGCTCTGTCACCTTGTGGAAACAGGATGGACAGCTTGTCGTGAAAGGCTCTGATCTCGATCAGGTAGTGATCAAGGGAGATACCGTTACCGTTCCTTCTGGCAAACGGGTTTCCGGCGACCTTACGGTAGAGAACGGTAAGACTCAAGTGTACGGGGAAGTGAACGGGAATGTGACCGTTATTGACGGTTCACTGTACCAGGCATCGACCGCCCACATTTCGGGGCAAGTCAAAAGCATCGACCAGGCATTAAGCTGGTTCTGGTATAAAGTCACCAATATGTTCTCCGACGTTGCCTACCGCTAA
- the ppc gene encoding phosphoenolpyruvate carboxylase → MTELTTTAGKVNSNNLLRRDVRFLGNILGEVLVHQGGNELLEIVEKIRETSKSLRSVCLPELHSEFKELIDSLDPENRHQVIRAFAIYFQLVNIAEQNHRIRRKRDYERSAGETVQPGSIESAIQELRERDFSPKEVWEIVNGLSLELVMTAHPTEAMRRAILDIHKRIADDVTGLDNPTLTFREREQLREKLLNEVITLWQTDELRDRKPTVLDEVRNGMYYFHETIFHVLPDVYQELERCLSKYYPGQNWHVPTYLRFGSWIGGDRDGNPSVTSSVTLQTLKMQRILAVREYQRIMRELMQYLSFNTSIVKVTPELLESIAKDRASIKLDRLDAWRNDNEPYRIKLSYMISKTQNVLDEEKRGTSEYYTSPAELIQDLNIIDRSLRHHFADYVADTYIKKLIRQVELFGFHTATLDIRQHSKEHENAMTEILAKMDITPDYSKLSEQEKIELLEKLLNDPRPLTSPYQEYSEGTEECLEVYRTVYKAQAEYGKQCITSYLISMAEAASDILEVMVFAKEVGLFRRDADGTVVCTLQAVPLFETIDDLHEAPDIMRTIFNMPIYRQAVAAMSDLQEIMLGYSDSNKDGGVVTANWELRVALKGLTAMADEYGVKLKFFHGRGGALGRGGMPLNRSILAQPASTIGGGIKITEQGEVLSSRYSMKGIAYRSLEQATSALVIAAINARTPHSDLYVSKWEEICREISEVSLNKYQDLIFRDPDFLSFFKESTPLPEIGELNIGSRPSKRKNSDRFEDLRAIPWVFAWTQSRFLLPAWYAAGTGLQSFYQGKEENLKILQHMYGNFSFFTSLIDTLQMAIAKADLTIAREYAEMGKNKEAHNRIYGQIEEEFRLTSDLILKITGQQDILDNVPVIQESIRLRNPYVDPLSYLQVQLLTELRALRDKDQDDPELLREVLLTINGIAAGLRNTG, encoded by the coding sequence ATGACCGAACTTACGACTACCGCAGGCAAAGTCAATTCCAATAATCTGCTGCGGAGAGACGTACGGTTCCTGGGGAACATTTTGGGCGAAGTCTTGGTTCATCAAGGCGGTAATGAATTGCTGGAGATTGTGGAGAAGATTCGCGAGACCAGTAAGTCATTGCGCTCAGTTTGTTTGCCTGAACTGCACAGCGAATTTAAGGAGTTAATCGACTCCCTGGATCCGGAGAATCGGCATCAGGTAATTCGGGCGTTTGCCATTTATTTTCAATTGGTGAATATCGCCGAACAGAATCACCGGATACGTCGCAAAAGAGACTATGAGCGCTCGGCGGGTGAGACCGTACAGCCTGGTTCTATAGAGAGCGCTATTCAGGAGCTGAGAGAACGGGACTTCTCTCCTAAGGAAGTGTGGGAGATTGTTAACGGCCTGTCGCTGGAGCTCGTCATGACTGCCCACCCGACAGAGGCGATGCGCCGCGCCATTCTTGACATCCACAAGCGGATTGCCGACGATGTTACGGGCCTCGATAACCCGACACTGACCTTTAGGGAACGCGAGCAGCTTCGGGAGAAGCTGTTGAACGAGGTTATTACCCTGTGGCAGACGGATGAACTGCGCGACCGCAAGCCTACGGTGCTCGATGAAGTGCGCAATGGAATGTACTATTTTCACGAGACGATTTTTCACGTGCTGCCTGATGTCTATCAGGAGCTTGAACGGTGCCTTAGCAAGTATTATCCGGGACAGAATTGGCATGTTCCGACTTATCTGCGGTTCGGCTCTTGGATCGGCGGGGACCGCGACGGTAATCCTTCGGTTACGTCTTCGGTTACCCTCCAGACGCTGAAGATGCAGCGCATACTGGCGGTACGGGAATATCAGCGGATTATGCGCGAGCTGATGCAGTATTTAAGCTTCAACACAAGCATTGTAAAAGTAACGCCGGAACTGCTGGAGTCCATCGCCAAAGACCGGGCGTCAATTAAACTGGACCGCCTCGACGCTTGGCGCAACGATAACGAACCGTATCGGATCAAGCTCAGCTACATGATTTCGAAGACGCAGAACGTGCTGGACGAGGAAAAAAGAGGAACGTCGGAGTACTATACTTCACCGGCAGAGCTCATACAGGACCTGAATATCATCGACCGAAGCCTGCGGCATCACTTCGCTGATTATGTTGCGGACACATACATTAAGAAGCTGATCCGCCAGGTGGAGTTGTTCGGCTTCCATACGGCGACGCTCGATATCCGCCAGCACAGCAAAGAGCATGAGAACGCCATGACGGAAATTCTGGCCAAGATGGACATTACGCCGGATTATTCCAAGCTGTCCGAGCAAGAGAAGATTGAGCTTCTGGAGAAGCTGCTCAACGATCCGCGGCCGCTGACTTCCCCTTATCAAGAGTACAGCGAAGGAACCGAGGAATGCCTGGAAGTGTACCGGACGGTATATAAAGCACAGGCGGAGTACGGCAAGCAGTGTATTACCAGCTATCTGATCAGTATGGCTGAGGCGGCAAGCGATATTCTGGAGGTTATGGTATTCGCCAAGGAAGTGGGACTGTTCCGCCGCGACGCGGACGGCACCGTTGTCTGTACATTGCAGGCGGTGCCGCTGTTCGAGACGATCGATGATCTTCACGAGGCGCCGGATATCATGCGCACAATCTTCAATATGCCGATCTACCGTCAAGCGGTTGCGGCAATGAGTGATCTGCAGGAGATCATGCTTGGTTACTCCGACAGCAACAAAGACGGCGGTGTGGTAACTGCCAACTGGGAGCTGCGCGTGGCGCTGAAGGGGCTCACGGCTATGGCCGACGAATACGGCGTCAAGCTGAAGTTCTTCCACGGCCGCGGCGGAGCGCTCGGCAGAGGCGGTATGCCGCTGAATCGCAGCATTTTGGCTCAGCCGGCCTCCACCATCGGAGGCGGCATCAAGATTACGGAGCAGGGAGAGGTTCTTTCCTCCCGGTATTCCATGAAGGGGATTGCCTACCGCAGTCTGGAACAGGCGACTTCCGCACTCGTGATTGCGGCAATCAACGCAAGAACGCCGCACAGCGATCTTTACGTTAGCAAATGGGAAGAGATCTGCCGAGAGATTTCGGAGGTTTCGCTGAACAAATATCAGGATTTGATCTTCCGCGACCCGGATTTCCTGAGCTTCTTCAAGGAGTCCACACCGCTGCCGGAAATCGGAGAGCTCAACATCGGCTCCCGTCCGTCCAAGCGCAAGAACAGCGACCGGTTCGAGGATCTGCGGGCGATTCCGTGGGTATTCGCCTGGACCCAGAGCCGTTTCCTGCTGCCAGCTTGGTATGCGGCGGGAACAGGGCTGCAAAGCTTCTATCAAGGCAAGGAAGAGAATTTGAAAATCCTTCAGCACATGTACGGGAATTTCTCCTTCTTTACGAGCCTGATCGATACGCTGCAAATGGCGATTGCCAAAGCGGATCTCACTATCGCAAGAGAGTACGCGGAGATGGGCAAGAATAAGGAGGCCCACAACCGGATTTACGGACAGATCGAGGAAGAATTCCGTCTGACCTCGGATCTTATCCTGAAGATAACCGGCCAGCAGGATATTTTGGATAATGTACCGGTCATTCAGGAGTCCATCCGGCTGCGCAACCCTTATGTTGATCCGCTCAGCTATTTGCAGGTGCAGCTGTTGACCGAGCTAAGAGCGCTGCGGGATAAGGATCAGGACGACCCTGAGCTGCTGCGTGAAGTGCTCCTTACGATCAACGGAATTGCCGCCGGTCTTCGCAATACCGGCTGA
- a CDS encoding XkdW family protein, which yields MDLYLAIKHIFPSVQVDKDFVLLDKSDGKGPYIAVWNLDAPRPTEEELQAAWEACLEAEANKPPAEPDELEQLRKELADTKAALEDANGKLKTAGEETTNVQLALAEMYEQLLALKEGNPNG from the coding sequence GTGGACCTATACCTTGCGATAAAACATATCTTTCCATCTGTCCAGGTGGATAAAGATTTTGTGCTACTTGATAAGTCGGACGGCAAAGGCCCGTATATCGCCGTCTGGAACCTGGATGCCCCACGGCCGACCGAAGAGGAACTGCAAGCCGCCTGGGAAGCGTGCCTGGAAGCCGAGGCGAACAAGCCGCCGGCGGAGCCGGACGAACTCGAACAGCTGCGTAAGGAACTCGCGGATACCAAGGCTGCCCTGGAAGATGCGAACGGCAAGCTGAAAACCGCCGGGGAGGAGACAACGAATGTGCAGCTCGCCTTGGCCGAGATGTATGAGCAACTGCTGGCGCTGAAGGAGGGGAACCCTAATGGCTAA
- a CDS encoding M15 family metallopeptidase: MLTLTQVQNKSSAKLAGLNPAVHAAAEALIGRCYACGIPILITQGLRTMAEQEALYAQGRTKPGAVVTNARGGYSYHNYGLAVDFALLLPDGKNVSWDMLRDGNEDRLADWGQVVQIAKTFGLEWGGDWSGFKDFSHLQMTFGLALDRLRAGERPSEAAMAAVNDLLKKNETPIKDDKTVVAVHVNGVKAADGVLDKGITYVPARMLAEAMGAKISYDPKTRTVNITLPGEKN; encoded by the coding sequence ATGCTGACTCTGACACAGGTTCAAAATAAATCATCGGCCAAACTGGCCGGGCTAAATCCGGCTGTGCATGCGGCGGCTGAAGCGCTGATCGGGCGCTGCTATGCCTGCGGCATCCCCATCCTCATTACCCAAGGGCTGCGAACGATGGCCGAGCAAGAGGCGTTATACGCTCAGGGACGAACCAAGCCGGGGGCCGTTGTCACGAACGCGCGCGGAGGATACAGCTACCACAATTACGGGCTGGCTGTTGATTTTGCTCTACTGCTTCCGGATGGAAAAAATGTCTCGTGGGACATGCTGCGCGACGGCAATGAAGACCGGCTTGCGGACTGGGGTCAGGTTGTCCAAATCGCCAAAACATTTGGCCTCGAGTGGGGCGGCGACTGGAGTGGTTTTAAAGATTTTTCCCATTTGCAAATGACGTTTGGACTGGCTTTGGATCGGCTGCGTGCCGGAGAACGGCCTTCCGAGGCTGCTATGGCAGCTGTAAACGATCTTTTGAAGAAGAATGAAACCCCAATAAAGGATGATAAAACTGTCGTGGCGGTTCATGTTAACGGCGTCAAGGCGGCCGACGGTGTGCTTGATAAAGGCATTACCTATGTTCCGGCACGTATGCTGGCGGAGGCGATGGGAGCTAAGATAAGCTATGATCCGAAAACGAGAACGGTAAACATTACGCTCCCCGGCGAAAAAAACTAA
- the sigW gene encoding RNA polymerase sigma factor SigW: protein MENLEGRLTKLALKGDQRAFAELVELYKDRIYHLGYRMLNNRHEAEDIVQETFLRVYRNLDRYDDNQKFSTWIYRIATNLCIDRLRKRRPTYSLDAELSDQEGTDGYSLIPSDNVTPESELLLSETQRTIYQAIDELPVKYRSVMILRYLQDLSLQEISDVLNMPVTTIKTRVHRGREFLRKKLGPRL from the coding sequence GTGGAGAATTTGGAAGGCAGGTTGACAAAGCTCGCCTTAAAGGGCGACCAAAGAGCATTTGCCGAACTTGTCGAATTATATAAAGACAGAATCTATCATCTGGGCTACCGGATGCTGAATAACCGCCATGAAGCGGAGGATATTGTCCAGGAGACGTTTTTGCGCGTCTACCGGAATCTGGACCGATACGACGATAACCAGAAATTTTCGACATGGATTTACCGGATTGCGACCAATCTTTGCATCGACCGCTTGCGCAAGCGCAGGCCGACGTATTCGCTGGATGCTGAACTTAGCGATCAGGAGGGAACTGACGGCTATTCTCTTATTCCAAGCGACAATGTAACGCCCGAAAGCGAGCTCCTTCTCTCCGAGACGCAGAGAACGATCTATCAGGCGATTGACGAACTGCCTGTGAAATACCGCTCGGTCATGATCTTAAGGTATTTGCAGGATTTGTCGCTTCAGGAAATCAGCGATGTGCTGAATATGCCCGTTACGACGATTAAGACCCGGGTACATAGGGGCCGGGAATTTTTGCGCAAAAAATTGGGCCCGAGATTATAA